Proteins co-encoded in one Cyprinus carpio isolate SPL01 chromosome B5, ASM1834038v1, whole genome shotgun sequence genomic window:
- the LOC122137341 gene encoding uncharacterized protein LOC122137341: MSSRSLESYSVWNEAFLPKMKIKSIEPASLSTSDGKILCVQSMRRSRNSHQLVAMNKQEPGHSVKVYHISYDDKTPCMAFCFEVQNTAYFPVVTRGEEAKFGVVFLMVCWLFTRRFFTQRHADHRKNL; encoded by the exons ATGTCTTCAAgatcactagaaagctacag TGTCTGGAACGAAGcttttcttccaaaaatgaaaatcaaatcgATTGAACCGGCGTCCCTGTCGACCAGTGATGGAAAGATTTTGTGCGTTCAAAGCATGAGGAGGTCCAGAAATTCTCATCAGCTGGTTGCAATGAATAAACAGGAACCTGGACACTCAG TCAAGGTGTATCACATCTCGTATGATGACAAAACACCATGCATGGCTTTTTGCTTTGAGGTGCAAAATACGGCTTATTTCCCTGTTGTTACTCGCGGTGAAGAGGCCAAATTTGGTGTAGTGTTTCTGATG GTCTGCTGGCTTTTCACACGCAGGTTTTTTACCCAAAGACATGCCGATCACAGAAAGAACCTTTGA